In Ursus arctos isolate Adak ecotype North America unplaced genomic scaffold, UrsArc2.0 scaffold_3, whole genome shotgun sequence, one DNA window encodes the following:
- the LOC113249649 gene encoding serine protease 1-like: MKTFIFLALLGAAVAFPIDDDDKIIGGYTCQKNSVPYQVFLNLGDRFCGGSLINSQWVVSAAHCYNRIQVRLGEYNIAVSEGGEQFINPAKVIRHPNYNSNTIDNDIMLIKLSSPATLNSRVTAISLPTSCAAAGTQCLISGWGNTQSTGEQFPDVLQCLQAPILSDSSCRNAYPGRITSNMICLGYLQGGKDSCQGDSGGPVVCNGELQGIVSWGIGCAQKGKPGVYTKVCNYVSWIQETIAAN, encoded by the exons ATGAAGACCTTCATCTTCCTTGCCCTGCTGGGAGCTGCTG TTGCTTTCCCCATTGATGATGATGACAAGATCATTGGGGGTTACACCTGTCAGAAGAATTCTGTACCCTACCAGGTGTTTCTGAATTTGGGTGACCGCTTCTGTGGCGGCTCCCTCATCAATTCCCAGTGGGTGGTGTCCGCGGCTCACTGCTACAA CCGAATCCAGGTGCGTCTGGGAGAATACAACATCGCAGTCTCTGAGGGTGGCGAGCAATTCATCAATCCGGCCAAGGTCATCCGCCACCCCAATTACAACTCAAATACTATTGATAATGACATCATGCTGATTAAACTGAGCTCACCCGCCACCCTCAACTCTCGAGTGACTGCTATCTCTCTGCCAACATCCTGTGCGGCTGCTGGTACCCAGTGCCTCATCTCTGGCTGGGGGAATACCCAGAGCACCGGGG AGCAGTTTCCTGATGTCCTGCAGTGTCTTCAAGCCCCCATCCTCTCTGACAGCAGTTGCCGCAATGCCTACCCTGGCAGGATCACCAGCAACATGATCTGTCTGGGCTACCTGCAGGGTGGAAAGGACTCTTGCCAG GGTGACTCTGGTGGGCCTGTGGTCTGCAACGGAGAGCTTCAGGGCATTGTCTCCTGGGGTATTGGCTGTGCTCAAAAAGGGAAGCCTGGTGTCTACACCAAGGTCTGCAACTACGTGAGCTGGATTCAGGAGACCATCGCTGCCAACTAG
- the LOC113249808 gene encoding serine protease 1 has protein sequence MKTFIFLALLGATVAFPVDDDDKIVGGYTCQRNSVPYQVSLNSGYHFCGGSLINSQWVVSAAHCYKSRIQVRLGEYNIAVSEGGEQFINSAKVIRHPKYNSNTIDNDIMLIKLSSPATLNSRVTAISLPTSCAAAGTQCLISGWGNTQSTGEYYPDVLQCLQAPILSDSSCRSAYPGQITSNMICLGYLQGGKDSCQGDSGGPVVCNGVLQGIVSWGAGCAQKGKPGVYTKVCNYVSWIQQTIAAN, from the exons ATGAAGACCTTCATCTTCCTTGCCCTGCTGGGAGCCACTG TTGCTTTCCCCGTTGATGATGATGACAAGATCGTTGGGGGATACACCTGTCAGAGGAATTCTGTCCCTTACCAGGTGTCCCTGAACTCAGGCTACCACTTCTGTGGCGGCTCCCTCATCAATTCCCAGTGGGTGGTATCTGCGGCTCACTGCTACAAGTC CCGAATCCAGGTGCGTCTGGGAGAATACAACATCGCAGTCTCTGAGGGTGGCGAGCAATTCATCAATTCGGCCAAGGTCATCCGCCACCCCAAATACAACTCAAATACTATTGATAATGACATCATGCTGATTAAACTGAGCTCACCCGCCACCCTCAACTCTCGAGTGACTGCTATCTCTCTGCCAACATCCTGTGCGGCTGCTGGTACCCAGTGCCTCATCTCTGGCTGGGGGAATACCCAGAGCACCGGGG AATATTACCCTGATGTCCTGCAGTGTCTTCAAGCCCCCATCCTCTCTGACAGCAGTTGCCGCAGTGCCTACCCTGGCCAGATCACCAGCAACATGATCTGTCTGGGCTACCTGCAGGGTGGAAAGGACTCTTGCCAG GGTGACTCTGGTGGGCCTGTGGTCTGCAACGGAGTGCTCCAGGGCATTGTCTCCTGGGGTGCTGGCTGTGCTCAAAAAGGGAAGCCTGGTGTCTACACCAAGGTCTGCAACTACGTGAGCTGGATTCAGCAGACCATCGCTGCCAACTAA